A region of Ictidomys tridecemlineatus isolate mIctTri1 chromosome 4, mIctTri1.hap1, whole genome shotgun sequence DNA encodes the following proteins:
- the LOC101961418 gene encoding olfactory receptor 4C15 encodes MPNQSIVTEFVLLGLSQNPNVQKIIFTVFLFIYIATVGGNMLIVVTILCSPALLGSPMYFFLAFLSFLDACFSSVIAPKTIADSLQKRKTISFEGCLLQIFAEHFLAGAEVIVLISMAYDRYVAICKPLHYSAIMNWRLCGILVGVAWTGGFLHSIIQILFTFQLPFCGPNIIDHIMCDLYPLLKLACTDTHIFRLLVIANSGSICIIIFSMLLVSYGVIFYSLRNISSEGRQKALSTCGSHIAVVVLFFVPCIFMYARPPSAFSFDKIVAIFCTMLTPLLNPLIYTFRNKDMKNAIRKMWKRLVAFSDEK; translated from the coding sequence ATGCCAAACCAAAGTATTGTAACTGAGTTTGTGCTCCTGGGGCTTTCACAGAATCCAAATGTTCAGAAAATAATATTCacagtatttttgtttatttatatcgCAACTGTTGGGGGCAACATGCTGATTGTAGTGACCATCCTATGCAGCCCTGCACTGCTGGGctcccccatgtacttcttcttGGCATTCCTGTCCTTCCTCGATGCCTGCTTCTCCTCAGTTATTGCCCCCAAAACAATTGCAGACTCCCTCCAGAAGAGGAAAACCATCTCCTTTGAAGGCTGCTTGCTGCAGATCTTTGCTGAGCACTTCCTTGCTGGGGCAGAGGTGATTGTCCTCATAtccatggcctatgaccgctatgtggccatttgcAAGCCCTTGCACTACTCTGCCATCATGAACTGGAGGCTCTGTGGCATTCTGGTGGGGGTGGCATGGACAGGGGGCTTCTTGCATTCCATCATACAGATTCTCTTTACTTTCCAGCTGCCCTTCTGTGGCCCCAATATCATCGATCACATCATGTGTGACTTGTACccattactgaagctggcctgcACTGACACTCACATCTTTCGCCTTTTGGTGATTGCCAACAGTGGGTCTATCTGTATTATCATATTTTCCATGCTTCTTGTCTCCTATGGTGTCATCTTTTACTCTCTGAGGAACATTAGTTCTGAAGGGCGTCAGAAAGCTCTGTCCACCTGTGGATCTCACATTGCTGTTGTGGTTTTGTTCTTTGTCCCATGCATATTTATGTATGCACGGCCTCCATCTGCCTTCTCCTTTGACAAAATTGTGGCAATATTTTGCACTATGCTAACTCCCCTGCTCAATCCTTTGATTTACACTTTTAGGAATAAGGACATGAAAAATGCCATAAGAAAAATGTGGAAGAGATTGGTGGCAttttctgatgaaaaataa